A single window of Nicotiana tomentosiformis chromosome 1, ASM39032v3, whole genome shotgun sequence DNA harbors:
- the LOC138909879 gene encoding uncharacterized protein — protein sequence MRTSTWATPYMLVYGTEAVIPAEVEIPSLRVIQEAKLDDAEWIRFRKVKSRQFTPGQLVLKKIFPHQEEDKRKFVPNWTGLYVVYRVLSGGELTLTGMDGKVSTKPIKMQSRDITSKDNIISFIVTELRLT from the exons ATGAGGACATCTACTTGGGCAACaccatacatgttggtatatggcacAGAAGCTGTGATACCTGCAGAGGTTGAGATACCATCTTTGAGAGTCATCCAGGAAGCCAAGTTagatgatgcagaatggatacgttTCAG AAAGGTGAAATCTCGGCAGTTCACACCGGGGCAGCTGGTTTTGAAAAAGATATTCCCTCATCAAGAAGAGGACAAAAGAAAATTCGTGCCAAACTGGACAGGTCTTTATGTGGTTTATCGAGTATTGTCAGGAGGAGAATTGACCCTAACAGGAATGGATGGCAAAGTCAGCACGAAGCCCATCaagatgcagtcaagagatattacatCTAAAGATAATATAATTAGTTTTATTGTAACAGAACTACGCCTCACCTGA
- the LOC138909887 gene encoding uncharacterized protein: MGSLAVIPPEERPLDMDVQALDNRLVRLDIPEPSRVLAYIVVQSSLFECFKAHQYDDPHLLVLKNTVHRGGDKKSIIGKDDVIQIEGRLCVPNVDGLSKLILQEAHCSWYSIHPGATKISHDLKQHYWWQRMKKDIVGHVFVMFELAIS; encoded by the coding sequence atgggtagtttggcagtTATTCCACCTGAGGAGAGGCCTTTGgatatggatgttcaggccttagacaatagacttgtgaggttggatattccTGAGCCTAGTAGAGTTCTTGCTTATATTGTTGTgcagtcgtccttgtttgaatgttTTAAGGCtcaccaatatgatgatccccatttgttgGTGCTTAAGAACACAGTTCATCGAGGTGGTGATAAGAAAAGTATTATTGGAAAAGATGATGTTATACAAATTGAGGGTCGactttgtgttcctaatgttgatggtttgAGTAAGTTGATACTTCAAGAGGCTCACTGTtcatggtattctattcatccaggtgctacgaaaatTTCTCATGATTTGAAGCAGCACTACTGGTGgcaaaggatgaagaaggacattgttggtCATGTATTCGTGATGTTTGAATTGGCAATAAGTTAA